GGCCGCGACGAGCGGGGCCGACTCGACCTTTCGATCAAGGAACTGCTCGAGGAGCCCGAGGAGGTGCCCCGCCCCCGCGCCATCGGACGGCAGAGCCCTCAGTTCGAGGCCAAGCTCCGTTCCTTCATGCGTGACGCCAAGGAACGCACCACCGCAGGTGGTGGCAAGAAACCCGCAGGCAAACGCAAGAAGTAACCCCGCACCCCCGGCCCCGCGCCGGAAGAACCGCAGTGGCCGCCCCAGTTCCCCAGGACCGGAGGCGGCCTTCTGCATGCCCCGCCGAGACCTCCCCGGGCAGAGCAGACTGTTTTTTAACCGGCCTGTAACCAGCGCCCTGCACAATGCGCGCATGAAACGCTCGCTGTCCATCCTGGCCCTGACCGGAACCCTCGCTGTCGGTGGGCTGGTCGGTTACGAACTCAACGCCCGCACCACCCCCGCCACGGCGGTCACGCAGACCGCGCCGGACACGAACCTCAGCGCCGACAGCCGCACACAGGGGCAGATGGTGCCCGCCGCCAGCACCTACGACGGAGGCCGCGCCCGCACGGAATCCGAGGCGAACACTGTGCAGGTCGTCAAGGACCGCCAGGACGGACTGGTGTACGTGAGCGTCAAGGAAAGCAGCGCCGGCAGCGCCCAGGCGCAACTCCGGCAGCGCCTGCAACAGCAGTTGCCGTTCAGCCTCCCCGACGACGGCAGCGGTCAGGCGCAGACGGGCACCGGCAGCGGCTTCTTCGTGACCAGCAGCGGCGACATCATCACCAACAACCACGTCGTGGAGGGCGCCAGCGAGATCACGGTCCGCCTGCACGGCGACAAGACCGAGTACCGGGCGAAAGTCGTGGCCCGCGCCCCCGACTTCGACCTGGCCCTGATCCGCGCCGAGGGCCTGCCCGCCGGGGCCGCCCGGCCCATCCCGCTGGGCGACAGCGACCAGCTGGACGTGGGCCTGAAAGCCGTCGCGATGGGCGCCCCCTTCGGCCTGGACTTCAGCGTGTCCGAGGGAATCATCAGCAGCCTGGAACGCCGCGTACCGGTCGGCACCAAGGGCGTCGAGCAGAGCGTCATCCAGACAGACGCCGCCATCAACCCCGGCAACAGCGGCGGCCCGCTGCTGGACAGCGCCGGGCAGGTCATCGGCGTGAACACCCAGATCCTGACCGGCGGCAGCGGCCAGAGCGCCGGCGTGGGCTTCGCGATTCCCGTGAACACCGTCAAGAAACTCCTGCCGCAACTCCAGGCTGGCAAGGGCGGCGTGATCCAGACCCCCACCCTGGGCGTGCAGTTCACGGACCTCAGCGTCCTGAGCGAACAGCAGCGTGGGCAGGCGAACCTCCCCGCCCAGGGCGCCCTGATTCAGGAAGTCGCGCCGAACAGCCCCGCCGCCGCCGCCGGACTCCAGGGCGGCACGACCTCAGGGCTGCAACTGAACGCCCCGTCCGGCACGCAGGGCAGCGCGGACGCCCTGAGCACCGACGGGGACATCATCACCGCCGTGGACGGCCAGCCCATCAGCGAGGGCGACGACCTGCGCCGCGCCATCATCGGCAAACGCATCGGCGACCGCGTGAAACTCACCGTACAGCGCGCCGGGAAGACCCGCACCGTCGACGTGACCCTCAGCGCCTTCAGCTTCCCCACCAGCAACCAGTAAGCGGCGCGTGGACCGGGGCGCGGCCCACTCCTGCCATGGGGGTGGGCCGCGACGGGTTGCCAGCCCCACGTCCGGAAGGGTGCCCTGCTCCCAATCGCATCCGCTCGGACCCAGTGGCCTTTGCAGCCCATTCAATCGGAGTCCGTATGAGTATGAGTCAGCCGAACAGCGGGCCGAGGTCGGTCATCACGCCGGTCGCCTGGGCGGGCGTGAACACGTACGACCCGAACACCGCGTGGAATTCGTCGTGGGTCAGGTCGCGGGTCTGGCCGCTGGGTCCGGTGGCCTGCACCTGTTCGCCGCGCGCGGTCAGGCGGTACTCGCCGAGTTCGCGGACGCTGGCTTTCTTGCCGTGCCCGGCGCGCAGCAGGGCGGTCACGCGGTGCTCGCGGCCGCCCCTCACGTTCAGGAATTCCAGGAGTTCGGCGGGGGTCAACATCGGCTGGGAAGCATAGCACCCCCGTCCGCTCAGGCGGGAGAGGGTGCCATGGGGGAAAGCCGGTTTACGAGACGACGGTGCCGGCCCCGCCGAGCGCGGCGCTGATGGGTTCCCCGGCGCGGGCGTCGCCGAAGATCACGCGTTTCACGCCGCCCTGCACGGCCTCGGCGGCGCCCAGGACTTTCTTCTTCATGCGGTCCTGCGCGAATTCCAGGTAGGCTTCCACGTCGGTGGCGGGAATCTCGCGGATCAGGCTGCTCTCGTCGGGGTAGGCGCGCAGCAGGCCCGGCACGTTCGAGAGCAGCAGCAGCGCGTCGGCGTTCAGGGCGACGGCCAGTGCGGCGGCGGCGCGGTCGCCGTCCACGTTGATGGCGACACCCTCGTAGGAACTGGCGGGTGGCGTGAGGACCGGCAGGTAGCCCGCGCCGAGCAGCAGGTCGATCAGGCCGGTGTTCACCTTCTCGACGGTGCCGGTGTGGTCGCCGCGCAGGACCTTCGTCTTGCCGTTCTCGACGATCCGCACGGAGTCCTTGTGGCGGCCCTCGAAGATGCGGCCGTCCAGGCCGGACAGGCCGACGGCGTTCACGCCGAGGCGTTGCAGGCGTTCCACGATGCCCTTGTTCATCTTGCCGCAGTACACCATCTCGAAGATTTCGAGGGTCTGGCGGTCCGTGAAGCGGCTGGTGTACCCGCTGGGACTGGTGACGAAGCGGGGGGGGTGGCCCAGGGCTTCCGCGACGCGGTTGGTTTCGCCGCTGCCGCCGTGCACGAGGATCAGTTTCTCTCCGGCTTTCCAGCGCCGGGCGAGGTCCGCGCAGACGGCGTCGTAATCGATTCCGGCGCTTCCGCCGACCTTCACTACTATCATGCCGGGCATCCTAACGCATGACAGGAATGGAGGTCAAATGGTTTTCAATTGACAGGGAATGGGGGCGGGTCAGATCCAGACGACCAGCGCCAGCAGCGTCGCCCACGCTGCGGCCCACCACAGACAGACACGCCGGAAGACCCGCTGGTACGCCACCTTGCGCGTCTTGTGCCGGAAGAGCCGCTGCGCCGCCCACGACCCGGCCCAGCCGCCCAGCCGCTCGAAGCGGTGCAGCGTCGCCTCCGGCAGGCGACCCTCACGGGACTGCGCCAGTTGCTTGTCACGCCACACCGCCACGAACGCCACCAGCCCCCACACGACCTGCCACGCCACGAACAACCGGAACAGGAAGTCCAGCAGCGTGCCGAACGAGGTGGGGGAGATCACGGACCGCGCCCGTTCCGGCGGGCCGTCCGGGGAGCGAACGCACCAGACGGCGCCCGGATCACTGCTGGGTGCGGGGCAGCGCCTGCGTCGGCAGGATCTTCTTCGGCTCGCGGAACTCGATGTTCTCCCACTCGCCCTCCTCGATGACCTCCAGCGCCGGGTTCAGCGTCCGGAAGTGCGCCACGACCGCCTGCACCAGATCGTCCGGCGTGCTGGCCGCACTCGTGATCCCCACCGAGCGCACGCCCGCAAAATCCACGCCCGCGAGGTCCGCCGCCGTCTCAAGGCGCACGGACCGCCCGCACTCGGCCTCCGCGAGTTCCAGCAGGCGCATGCCGTTACTGGAGTGCGTGCTGGTCAGCACCAGGAACAGGTCCACCTGCGGCGCGATTGATTTCACGGCGTCCTGGCGGTTCTTGGTGGCGTAGCACAGGTCCTCGCTGGGCGGCACCACCAACGCCGGGAAACGGGCGCGCAGGATGTCCACCGTGCGGCGCGTGTCGTCCACGCTGAGGGTCGTCTGGGTCAGCACCACCAGCTTCTGCGGGTCCGGCACCTGCACCGTGTGCGGGTCGTGCAGGCCCTCGCCGGTCTTGCCGAGCACGCCCACCAGAATGGTGTTCTCGGGCGCCTCGCCCTGCGTCCCGATGACCTCCTGATGCCGGGCGCTGTCCCCGATCAGCAGGATGGTGTAGCCCTCACGGGCGTACTTTTTGGCCTCGGTGTGCACCTTGGTGACCAGCGGGCAGGTCGCGTCGATGGTCGCCAGGCCCAGCGCCCGCGCCCGCTCGCGCACCGCCGGGCTGATGCCGTGCGCGCTGAACACGACTGTCTCGCCGCCCTGCGGCAGGGCGTCCACGCCGTCGAGGTCCTCCACGAAATGCACGCCGTACCCGGCCTGAAGGCGGTCCACGACCGTGTGGTTATGCACGATGGAGTGGTACACCGTCACCGGTTTCGACTCGGTCTGCGCGGCCTTCTCGACCGCCTGGATCGCCATGACGACCCCCGCGCAGAACCCGCGCGGCTTGGCAAGGTGAACACGCTCAACCACGCGCGATCACCCGAACGGAACAGGACAGAAGCAAAGCGGACCTCATGCCCGACAGTGTAATACCCGCCTGCCGCGCAGACCGTGCCCGCACGCCGCGTGCGGGTCAGTCCACCACTTCGAAGCCCAGTTTCGCGGCCTGCTCCACGAAGAAATTGATGTTCTCGGTCAGCGTCTGCGGCCCCAGGCTCTTGCGGCCGTGCTCGCCGGTCGCGGCGATGATCAGCGTCTCCGCGAGGCAGGCGGGCACCTGCCCCTCCCCGAACTGCAGGTCGATGTGACTGGTCATGCCGCCCGGCGGGCGCACCACTCCCCCCGGAATGACCCGCACGCCGGGAATGGCCTGCACGCTCTCGTCCACGTCGGCCGGGCGGCCCTCGTCGAAGATCCACGCGCCACTTTTCACGTGCTGCGGGAAGATCACGGGGTTCGGGTCGCTGGTCGCCGTGAAGATCAGGTCCGCTTCCTTCAGGGTGTCGTAACTGGTGGTCGTGACGATCTCCGTGTCCTTCGCGGCGCGGCGCAACGTGGCGGCGCTGCGCTCCAGGCGTTCGAGGTCACGGCCGATCATGATGACCTTGCCCACCTGCGGCGCGATGGTCCGCGCGATCCCGAACGCGACCACGCCGTTGGCGCCCACCACGGCGGCCGTCGCCTGCTTCAGGTCGCGGCCCTCGGCGGCGAAGTGCGCCAGGATGCCCGGAATAGCGGCCTTGATCGTCCCGGACGTGTACGCCCCGCCGTTCGTGATGGTGATGTCCGGCACGGCCGCCTGCACGTCCACGCCCTTGTTCCCCACCACCGACCAGAACGCGCCCAGCCCGAACACTTCCGCCCCGAGTTCCTGCGCCAGCCTCGCGCCCTCGATGGCGCGGCGCGTGGCGAGGTCCGGGTTGTCGCGGAACACGTCCGGCAGCAGCGGACTGGACAGCAGGTAACAGCGGATGCTCTTGCCGTCCGTCGTGCGGATGCCCTGCAACTCCCCGACCTTCATGGGCCGCAGGCTCTCGGCCATCTGCCGCACGCCCGCCTCGCTGATCAGGCCCTTTTCCACCAGCGGACGCAGCCACGCGAAGCGCCGCGCACTCCAGAAGTTCTCCAGCGTCATGGGGTGAATCATGAACGCCGCGACCACCTCGTCACTGCGGCGGCCCGCCATGGGCACCGCCTCGCCCAGGCGCGGCTCGGTGCCGTCCAGCATGCGGCCCAGGTTCTCCTTGAACCGCCAGCCCGCCGCGACCAGCAGCCCCAGCGCCGCCAGTTTCGCCGCCGGTCCCAGCGGCAGCGCCGCAACCGCCAGCGTGAACGCCAGCACGCCCGCCAGGGTCGCGGCCGTCACGTACCCCCAGAAGCCCGCCACGCCCGCGTACACCACGACTGGCAGCGCCGCCACCCACAGCGGCACGGCGCCCGTCACGGCCAGTCCCGCCATGACGCCCAGCAGTACCAAGTTCCCCCGCCCGCGCGGCGGCGTCTGCCCGTACAGCGCGCGCGGCGGGTTCAGGTGCCCCAGGTACGCGGCCAGTCCCGCCAGCACCGACAGTTCCGGGCTGTTCACGCTGGACGCCATCAGGATCGCCAGGAAGCCCTTGGCGGCGTCCAGCAGGGCCGTCACGAACGCCAGGCCGGGGCCGACGCGGTGCAGCACGTTCTCGACCCCCAGGTTGTAGGCGTTCGTCACGCGGACATTCACGCCCGAGCGTGACAGGACCGCGTGCCCGACCGGGGCACTGCCCACCAGGAACGCCACGAGCAACAGCAGGGCCGACAGAAACAACATGTGGACCATTCTAGGGCAGCGGCGCCTCCCCAGGCAGGCAGCCGGTCAGATCAGGCGGACTACCGGATCATCCAGACTCCGGTTGAATGGTTTGCACAAACCGTTCAACCCGAGCGGACTCGTAGAGCCGCGCAGCAGAGCGAGTGGAATCCGGATCACTTCAGGTTCTGCTGCTCCCACACGAGGTCACGCAGGACCCAGCCGCTGCCGGGAAAGCGCAGCCCCAGGCGCAGTTCGCCCAGCAGGTAGTCACGCACCTCGTTCAGCGGCGTGCCCTGCGCCACGGCGTCCCCCAGGGTGCGTTCGCCGTCCAGGACGCGCGCCACCGGGTGCAGCGCGGCC
The genomic region above belongs to Deinococcus seoulensis and contains:
- a CDS encoding glycerol-3-phosphate acyltransferase — translated: MLFLSALLLLVAFLVGSAPVGHAVLSRSGVNVRVTNAYNLGVENVLHRVGPGLAFVTALLDAAKGFLAILMASSVNSPELSVLAGLAAYLGHLNPPRALYGQTPPRGRGNLVLLGVMAGLAVTGAVPLWVAALPVVVYAGVAGFWGYVTAATLAGVLAFTLAVAALPLGPAAKLAALGLLVAAGWRFKENLGRMLDGTEPRLGEAVPMAGRRSDEVVAAFMIHPMTLENFWSARRFAWLRPLVEKGLISEAGVRQMAESLRPMKVGELQGIRTTDGKSIRCYLLSSPLLPDVFRDNPDLATRRAIEGARLAQELGAEVFGLGAFWSVVGNKGVDVQAAVPDITITNGGAYTSGTIKAAIPGILAHFAAEGRDLKQATAAVVGANGVVAFGIARTIAPQVGKVIMIGRDLERLERSAATLRRAAKDTEIVTTTSYDTLKEADLIFTATSDPNPVIFPQHVKSGAWIFDEGRPADVDESVQAIPGVRVIPGGVVRPPGGMTSHIDLQFGEGQVPACLAETLIIAATGEHGRKSLGPQTLTENINFFVEQAAKLGFEVVD
- a CDS encoding S1 RNA-binding domain-containing protein, with product MVQLDSGAVVEGRVTRVTDFGAFIQFENGETGLVHISQIAHSFVRNIHDHVREGENVEVKVLGRDERGRLDLSIKELLEEPEEVPRPRAIGRQSPQFEAKLRSFMRDAKERTTAGGGKKPAGKRKK
- a CDS encoding DUF1294 domain-containing protein — encoded protein: MISPTSFGTLLDFLFRLFVAWQVVWGLVAFVAVWRDKQLAQSREGRLPEATLHRFERLGGWAGSWAAQRLFRHKTRKVAYQRVFRRVCLWWAAAWATLLALVVWI
- the ispH gene encoding 4-hydroxy-3-methylbut-2-enyl diphosphate reductase, whose translation is MVERVHLAKPRGFCAGVVMAIQAVEKAAQTESKPVTVYHSIVHNHTVVDRLQAGYGVHFVEDLDGVDALPQGGETVVFSAHGISPAVRERARALGLATIDATCPLVTKVHTEAKKYAREGYTILLIGDSARHQEVIGTQGEAPENTILVGVLGKTGEGLHDPHTVQVPDPQKLVVLTQTTLSVDDTRRTVDILRARFPALVVPPSEDLCYATKNRQDAVKSIAPQVDLFLVLTSTHSSNGMRLLELAEAECGRSVRLETAADLAGVDFAGVRSVGITSAASTPDDLVQAVVAHFRTLNPALEVIEEGEWENIEFREPKKILPTQALPRTQQ
- a CDS encoding S1C family serine protease, which gives rise to MKRSLSILALTGTLAVGGLVGYELNARTTPATAVTQTAPDTNLSADSRTQGQMVPAASTYDGGRARTESEANTVQVVKDRQDGLVYVSVKESSAGSAQAQLRQRLQQQLPFSLPDDGSGQAQTGTGSGFFVTSSGDIITNNHVVEGASEITVRLHGDKTEYRAKVVARAPDFDLALIRAEGLPAGAARPIPLGDSDQLDVGLKAVAMGAPFGLDFSVSEGIISSLERRVPVGTKGVEQSVIQTDAAINPGNSGGPLLDSAGQVIGVNTQILTGGSGQSAGVGFAIPVNTVKKLLPQLQAGKGGVIQTPTLGVQFTDLSVLSEQQRGQANLPAQGALIQEVAPNSPAAAAGLQGGTTSGLQLNAPSGTQGSADALSTDGDIITAVDGQPISEGDDLRRAIIGKRIGDRVKLTVQRAGKTRTVDVTLSAFSFPTSNQ
- a CDS encoding [LysW]-aminoadipate kinase — its product is MIVVKVGGSAGIDYDAVCADLARRWKAGEKLILVHGGSGETNRVAEALGHPPRFVTSPSGYTSRFTDRQTLEIFEMVYCGKMNKGIVERLQRLGVNAVGLSGLDGRIFEGRHKDSVRIVENGKTKVLRGDHTGTVEKVNTGLIDLLLGAGYLPVLTPPASSYEGVAINVDGDRAAAALAVALNADALLLLSNVPGLLRAYPDESSLIREIPATDVEAYLEFAQDRMKKKVLGAAEAVQGGVKRVIFGDARAGEPISAALGGAGTVVS